A genomic region of Terriglobales bacterium contains the following coding sequences:
- a CDS encoding sigma-70 family RNA polymerase sigma factor, with amino-acid sequence MDLRKLPAQELLQLCLQSGDQATWLEFVRRFQPLITCVIIKSIRRWSNPAPALVDDLVQDTYLKLCANNFRALREFDCQHEHALFGFLKVVASNVVQDHFRSSYSQKRGSGKEEEELDQIQIVAPSSSSFSESADRNILIGEIKQCLETHAAEPNFTRDYAIFWLYYQQGLTAKAISKLPTIGLSVKGVESTLLRLTRLVKEKMNDRPGRTTASGRTPAASRSGISGA; translated from the coding sequence ATGGATCTCCGCAAGCTGCCTGCGCAAGAACTTTTGCAGCTTTGTCTCCAATCAGGAGACCAGGCTACGTGGCTGGAGTTTGTGCGCCGCTTCCAGCCGCTCATAACATGCGTAATCATCAAAAGCATTCGCCGCTGGAGCAACCCCGCGCCGGCCCTTGTGGATGACCTTGTCCAAGACACTTATCTTAAGCTGTGCGCCAACAACTTTCGGGCTTTGCGCGAATTTGACTGTCAGCATGAACACGCGTTGTTTGGGTTTTTGAAAGTTGTAGCTTCCAACGTCGTACAAGATCACTTCCGCAGTTCCTACAGCCAAAAGCGCGGCAGTGGCAAAGAAGAGGAAGAACTTGACCAGATTCAAATCGTCGCACCTTCCAGCAGCAGCTTCTCTGAAAGCGCGGACAGGAATATTCTCATCGGGGAAATCAAGCAATGCCTGGAGACACACGCAGCCGAACCAAACTTTACGCGCGATTACGCGATCTTCTGGCTTTACTACCAGCAGGGACTCACGGCCAAAGCCATTTCCAAACTTCCCACGATCGGCTTGAGCGTAAAGGGTGTAGAGAGCACGCTACTACGCCTGACCCGGCTGGTGAAGGAAAAGATGAATGACAGACCGGGGCGAACAACAGCTTCCGGCCGAACACCGGCTGCAAGCCGATCCGGGATTTCCGGCGCTTGA
- a CDS encoding CHAT domain-containing protein: MYSEDFSEELGKEDEAVLGELKSSSAGWQKKLVSQIFTSSGTAPEKSAKRSSFWRWVLVPTAATVCAAVAFAVWYSQRETPEKVEKLLAQAYTEQRTIEMRFPGAAWAPVRVIRGEEDSRFSKPAPLLDAEGIIRHKQAADPNDAEWLRAKAEADILDRNPEPAIAGLNQALASRPASVPLMLDLSIAYVQQAQSSHDRQNYAKAIELLTKITRNDPGNREAIFNLALTYTRSEMWDQAAATWEAYLRLDPEGPWAQEAKQNLDLAKSKLKASLQGPPEASMDAGTFLRLSDAEVNFNSERYQDMALLHWLAPAMADPHNEEHRAISRLAGVMSHNHSDLWLQDFLGSPTTRDSSGARALSAAFTANTKGHYAEAIKQSHLAEELFHSQHDFPGELRARYESVYASQRFLHGKECLVRADPLETAVAATTYHWLQSQVALERAICLNFTSNLSAVSSELSSSLNTAKRFHFPILALRNIGISQGLEIQQGKYDAAWEAGLQGLGDYWTGPPSGQRVYQFYVGLALSAEHRELWSAAEVLLRHAINILTEEDSIQRGAALLELAKILIAEKQDSTAEDELIEANRLFDREPGEPTARSYLLAGKIGLAELQFKRGRPAEALSTLEPVQELLSETDGYFVSLRYYQLFGNISLQLKQLDRASEAYKSAVVIVEKSLGGIKNDSDRLQWMQAADDAYRGLVRVLIEERNQADSLRLWEWQESRPSQESTVSATHLVKDGRISWPRIWASAAGVSWHEGNAVRIIYAVFNDGIQIWTISSDKLTTAWVPTTRVQLEKMIQQFSQGCARPDSPLAEVQQQGQDLFSLLLQPVIDELPAGSVVAVELDRSLAGLPVEALRSPAGWYFAERYPVIYSPGVVREKHLRNPEPVNASRSFLLADASEGSGGSYLPGSELERETISRLFPRKKIIGSEAGLAETQTLLAKSDIFGFIGHGERNGTGTALRVNPGLLLRTEDFSPLILQRLQMAVLAACATGLGGENGLLDNRNLVHAFLAGDVPSVIASNWNVDSVATAKLMKAFYLHFARGESAAMALFAARTEILKVRTHPYFWAAFNLIGKTS, encoded by the coding sequence ATGTATTCGGAAGATTTTTCTGAAGAACTGGGCAAAGAAGATGAAGCAGTGCTGGGAGAGCTGAAGAGTTCGTCAGCAGGATGGCAAAAGAAGCTGGTTTCACAAATATTTACCAGCTCAGGAACGGCCCCAGAGAAATCTGCAAAGAGGTCTTCCTTTTGGCGGTGGGTACTTGTTCCCACGGCTGCCACGGTTTGCGCGGCGGTCGCCTTTGCGGTCTGGTACTCGCAACGGGAAACACCGGAAAAAGTAGAGAAGCTGCTTGCCCAGGCGTATACGGAGCAGCGCACGATAGAGATGCGCTTCCCGGGCGCAGCTTGGGCTCCGGTGCGCGTGATCCGAGGCGAAGAAGATTCCAGATTTTCAAAGCCGGCTCCACTGTTAGACGCCGAGGGGATTATTCGGCACAAGCAAGCCGCAGATCCAAATGATGCCGAATGGTTAAGGGCCAAGGCTGAAGCAGATATACTCGACCGCAACCCGGAGCCGGCAATTGCCGGTCTCAACCAAGCTCTCGCATCTCGTCCTGCATCAGTGCCGCTGATGCTCGATTTGTCAATCGCTTACGTTCAGCAGGCACAGAGTTCTCATGATCGGCAGAATTACGCCAAAGCAATCGAGCTTCTTACCAAGATCACGCGAAATGATCCAGGAAATAGAGAAGCCATATTCAATCTCGCCTTGACTTACACTCGCTCGGAAATGTGGGACCAGGCGGCAGCGACCTGGGAAGCCTACCTGCGACTCGATCCTGAGGGGCCGTGGGCCCAGGAAGCAAAGCAGAACCTTGATTTGGCCAAGTCAAAGTTGAAAGCCAGCCTGCAAGGCCCTCCTGAAGCTTCAATGGACGCTGGCACGTTCCTTCGGCTGTCTGACGCAGAAGTGAATTTCAATTCGGAACGATATCAGGATATGGCGTTATTGCATTGGCTCGCGCCAGCTATGGCCGATCCCCACAATGAAGAGCATCGCGCAATCTCGCGGTTGGCAGGAGTCATGTCGCACAACCATTCTGATTTGTGGCTCCAAGATTTTCTCGGCTCCCCAACGACTCGTGATTCCTCTGGAGCACGGGCCCTCAGTGCTGCTTTCACGGCAAATACCAAGGGACACTACGCCGAAGCCATCAAACAATCTCACCTAGCCGAAGAGCTCTTTCATAGCCAACACGATTTCCCGGGTGAATTACGCGCTCGTTATGAATCCGTGTACGCCAGTCAGCGGTTCTTGCATGGAAAGGAGTGCCTTGTTCGCGCTGATCCGCTCGAAACGGCCGTGGCCGCGACTACCTATCATTGGTTGCAGTCGCAAGTCGCCTTGGAGCGAGCTATCTGTTTGAACTTTACCAGCAATCTATCGGCGGTCAGTTCAGAGTTATCCTCCAGTCTCAATACCGCAAAGAGATTTCATTTCCCTATTCTGGCTCTGCGAAATATCGGCATTTCTCAAGGCTTGGAGATTCAGCAAGGCAAATACGATGCAGCTTGGGAAGCAGGACTTCAAGGCCTAGGTGACTACTGGACAGGTCCGCCCTCGGGTCAGAGGGTATATCAGTTCTATGTCGGCTTGGCACTGAGCGCTGAACACAGGGAGCTTTGGTCTGCAGCGGAGGTTCTGCTACGCCACGCAATAAACATTCTGACAGAGGAAGATTCGATTCAGCGCGGGGCAGCGCTGCTCGAATTGGCAAAAATCCTAATTGCCGAAAAGCAAGACTCCACCGCAGAGGATGAACTGATTGAGGCGAACCGGTTATTCGATCGTGAGCCCGGGGAACCCACGGCACGTAGCTACCTCCTGGCCGGCAAGATCGGGCTGGCCGAGCTCCAGTTCAAGCGTGGCAGGCCGGCGGAAGCACTTTCCACGCTTGAACCGGTACAAGAACTGTTGTCAGAAACAGATGGCTACTTTGTATCTCTCCGCTATTATCAGTTGTTCGGCAACATCAGCCTTCAGCTCAAGCAGCTTGATCGAGCGTCGGAAGCATATAAGTCAGCCGTTGTCATTGTCGAGAAATCGCTTGGTGGGATTAAGAATGACAGTGACCGGCTTCAATGGATGCAGGCTGCAGACGACGCCTATCGCGGCCTAGTACGAGTACTGATCGAGGAGCGCAATCAAGCGGATTCTTTGAGACTCTGGGAGTGGCAGGAGAGCCGCCCATCTCAGGAAAGCACGGTTTCTGCAACCCATCTTGTGAAAGACGGCAGGATCAGTTGGCCAAGGATTTGGGCGAGTGCTGCAGGAGTTTCCTGGCATGAAGGCAACGCTGTTCGCATTATTTATGCCGTTTTCAATGACGGGATACAGATCTGGACGATCAGCAGCGACAAGCTCACAACGGCCTGGGTGCCAACAACAAGAGTGCAGTTGGAGAAGATGATCCAACAGTTCTCGCAAGGCTGCGCGCGGCCCGATTCTCCTCTGGCCGAGGTGCAGCAACAGGGGCAAGACTTGTTCAGCTTGCTCCTGCAACCTGTGATCGATGAGCTGCCTGCGGGTTCGGTGGTTGCCGTTGAACTGGATCGTTCTTTGGCAGGGCTTCCAGTGGAGGCGTTGCGCAGTCCGGCGGGGTGGTATTTTGCCGAGAGATACCCCGTGATTTATTCGCCGGGGGTTGTCCGTGAAAAACACCTTCGCAATCCAGAACCAGTCAACGCGAGCAGATCGTTTTTGCTGGCCGATGCGTCAGAGGGTAGCGGCGGGAGCTATCTACCCGGCAGTGAACTTGAGCGGGAAACCATTTCACGACTCTTTCCGAGGAAAAAGATCATTGGCTCCGAGGCAGGCTTGGCCGAGACGCAGACACTTCTGGCTAAGAGCGACATCTTTGGCTTTATTGGCCATGGTGAACGTAACGGTACTGGTACGGCTTTGCGTGTCAACCCCGGCCTGCTCCTCAGGACGGAGGACTTCTCCCCACTGATTTTGCAGCGTCTTCAGATGGCAGTGTTGGCCGCCTGTGCTACTGGTTTAGGCGGAGAGAACGGCCTGCTCGACAACCGAAACCTGGTACACGCTTTTCTGGCCGGCGATGTCCCAAGCGTGATCGCGAGCAACTGGAACGTGGATTCCGTTGCGACAGCCAAGCTAATGAAGGCCTTCTACCTGCACTTCGCTCGGGGCGAATCTGCCGCTATGGCGCTGTTTGCTGCCCGGACCGAGATTCTTAAGGTTCGGACTCATCCCTATTTTTGGGCTGCTTTCAATCTCATTGGAAAAACAAGCTAG